The genomic stretch CTTCATTTGAGGGTTAAATTAATAAGTTCCCGATAAATAGGAGAAAATAAATATACCTTCAAAAAAGAGGTGTCTAAATATGCACTCAATCATTCAAAATTTAGATTTATCTGCAAGAGGTATTTGGTTTCCTGTTTCTGTAGGACTTATATTATTACTCTTTTCCCTTTTTATGCCTAAAAGAAGAATTAACTGGTTAGAATTTTATATTACTTTTGGCGTTGTAGGTTATGTAGCTTGGATTTCTGATACAGTAGTGGGAGGCATGTTAGATTGGGTAGATCTAGGTAATCCTAAAATTACGGGACTTGGTGAATTTACAAGCTATAGTTTTATACCTTCATCGCTTTCCGTTATTTATCTAAACTATGCCAAGAAAACTAACAAATGGATTCTTGTTCTTATCTTTACGTTATTCTCAACTTTAATTGAATGGATAATGATACAAACAGGGTATTTAAAAATGAAAAATTGGGGCTTTTTCATTTTTTCCATCATTGCCTATTTGATTGTATTCAGTCTTATTCTTCCTGTTCACATAAAAATGATAAAAAAGCACTTACTACATTACAAATAAAATTTTATATCTATAAGCAACCTACTTAAGATAAGTAAAGTATCACATTTAAAAGTTGATAGGTAACAGAAAACATCTACTGTTTACAATCCAGTAGGTGTTTCTACTTTTCAATTGGATAAGAAATTCTTTCTTGCTCGTTTTTTCAAGTAGACTGAGCTATAAGATAGTTATCAAGGTTATTTTTAAGCGTTGAGAGTATATCTGAAAGTTATATTTTACGTACACATAAAAAATACTAGATAAAAAAAGAAACCGTGGGATTGATCATTCCGCGGGTTTCTTTTTTATCATTCTACTCTTTTTCACGAATAACTAACAAAACACCAATTAAAATTAAAAGAGAACCGCTCCAAAATGTTCCCCCAATCTTTTCACCTAACACAAGCCAGCCAAGGAATGTTCCAACTAGAGGTTGAAAAAAGAAAAATAACCCTCCACTCGAAGCATTTAATAATTGTAATCCACGATTCCAAAGGATAAATGCACAAGCTGTTGACACAATACCTAAGTATAAAAGACCGCTCCAAATTGTCGGATGACTTAATTGAGCAATAGAAATATTACTTAACCCATTCAGAACAAAAGGAGTTAGGATGACAAGAGCAACTAAAATAGAATACGTTGTCACCACTAGTGGTGAATAGCTGCTTGGTACACGCTTGATAAGAACTGACATAAGAGCCCATGTTAAGGCTGCCACCAAAAGCGAAATACCACCAAGTTGGCTAGACATATCTATATTACCGTTCCCTACAATGAGCAATACTCCGATTATAGCTAAACAAATAGATGTCCCTTTTTTTACATTTAATCGTTCTTTAAGAATAAATTGAGCAAAAATCACCATAAAGGCGGGTGTAGAAGATGTAATGATAGCTCCCATTTGAGCTGAAGATAACATTGTCCCATATTCTTGCGTAACAATGGATATTGTATTGCCCACGATTCCAATAGCGGCAATCAACCAGAAATGTCGTTTATGAACCTTCCAAGATTGTCTTTTTATTAAACCAATGATAAAAAGAGTAAAAATCGCCACTAAATATCTCATCCACACCAATTCTAATGGAGGAATTACATCTACAACTACTTTCACTACAACATACATACCGCCCCAAATGCTGGCAGCTAATGTTAAATATATCGAACCTAACAAGGTGTTTTTCATTTTTTGTACCCTCCGTTTTTAAAAATTAGGTCAATGAATGCCCTAACGGAGAGAAGTAGTCACTTTACTCCATTAAGGACGGAGAAGTGCTACTGGTACATCATTTTCAAATAATGGAGCTAAAAACATTTCGTTTCACCTCAATTTTACTCTAATAAGGCTATTATACAGGGGTTTTGTTTACTCGTAAATCAAAGATCCATCCTCTATTAAATAGGACATTTTCATAATCTGATTTGTTCTAAAAAGGTATATGTTTTATACAAAACTAGCCAGCATAATACGCTTTATCAGCTCTGAAAAAGGATCTCCGTTTAAAAGATTCTTCAGCTTCTTCAAGTGTTTCTTCTACCATCTAGGTTTGGATTAGTACTATACTGTTTTTATAGCTATAAAAAGAAGGGAAGAGGCGCAGTGGGAAAACAAGTATACATTATTCATGGATACGGAGCTTCACCAACTAATCATTGGTTTCCATGGTTAAAAGAAAAATTAGTAGCAGATGATCATCAAGTTTCAGTTCTTCACATGCCAAATTCGTCTGATCCCAAGAAAGAAGAATGGTTGAAAACATTAGCTAATAACATAAAGAATGTAGATAACAATACTTATTTTGTAACACATAGCTTAGGGTCTATTACACTATTGAACTACCTAGAACAATTAGATCCATTACCAAGCTTTGGAGGGTTTATTCTTGTTTCTGGTTTTTCTGAATCCTTATCATCCTTACCTTCACTAAACCCTTTTACAGCTGAAAAAGTAGACTATAAAAAAATAATTTCCGCAACTCATTCACGTGCTATTATTGCTGCAAAAAATGATTCTATTGTTCCTTTTCAATTGAGTCAAAGTTTATCAAAACAATTGAATACCTCTTTTTATCCCGTTAAAAAGGGTGGTCATTTTCTAGAAGATGATGGGTTCTTTACTTTCCCGTTGGTTCATGAGGTTTTAAATAATATGATGAAACCGGTATAAAGAATGAAGGTGTCACCTTTTAGTGACACCTTAAAACTAAAAAATGTTCCTAAACAATCCGGCCTGATTGTTGAATAAGGTCTCCAATAATCAAATGAATATTCTATACGAACTTAGTGCATATAATGTCCATTATCAGAAGTGAAAAAAGCGCACCTTCATTGAGTGACAATGAGTTTGCGTTTTTTCTTTAGGTATACTTTTACGAATATAAAAAAAGATGAATCATTGATAGAAGTATTCGAATAAAAATCATGCACTGTAATATGAGTTCTTCCCATCGAGCAATTGGGCCATTTAATGGAGGAAGAATCTTAAGAGGAATGGAATACTTAATAGAAATGATAGCATAGTGTTTGAAGGAATTTGTACTTAAACGATATGCTAGTTTGGTGAAATTAGTAGTTCTATTCAGAAATAAAGGCTGTAAATAATGAAAATATAAAAAACTTGGCGGAAGGAACAATACCTAAATGATTATAGGGAGAGAGAATGATGTCCAATAATGTAAAATCAAGAAGAATAATTTTAGATTTAGCAGTTACTTTAGATGGTTTTATT from Priestia filamentosa encodes the following:
- a CDS encoding DMT family transporter; its protein translation is MKNTLLGSIYLTLAASIWGGMYVVVKVVVDVIPPLELVWMRYLVAIFTLFIIGLIKRQSWKVHKRHFWLIAAIGIVGNTISIVTQEYGTMLSSAQMGAIITSSTPAFMVIFAQFILKERLNVKKGTSICLAIIGVLLIVGNGNIDMSSQLGGISLLVAALTWALMSVLIKRVPSSYSPLVVTTYSILVALVILTPFVLNGLSNISIAQLSHPTIWSGLLYLGIVSTACAFILWNRGLQLLNASSGGLFFFFQPLVGTFLGWLVLGEKIGGTFWSGSLLILIGVLLVIREKE
- a CDS encoding RBBP9/YdeN family alpha/beta hydrolase, producing MGKQVYIIHGYGASPTNHWFPWLKEKLVADDHQVSVLHMPNSSDPKKEEWLKTLANNIKNVDNNTYFVTHSLGSITLLNYLEQLDPLPSFGGFILVSGFSESLSSLPSLNPFTAEKVDYKKIISATHSRAIIAAKNDSIVPFQLSQSLSKQLNTSFYPVKKGGHFLEDDGFFTFPLVHEVLNNMMKPV